A window of Mesomycoplasma lagogenitalium contains these coding sequences:
- a CDS encoding thioredoxin family protein encodes MKIQKMSWADAQKVIDNGVVYLEFTTEWCGDCKMMAPVVKQVEQHFQNEERIKMINVDAEEAKLFRQANTRFEVLRVPTHIVMKDGKILNKGFEYFPKDILIEWIDQALKK; translated from the coding sequence ATGAAAATACAAAAAATGTCGTGAGCAGATGCTCAAAAAGTAATCGATAATGGAGTTGTATATTTAGAATTTACAACTGAATGATGTGGAGATTGCAAAATGATGGCTCCAGTTGTTAAACAAGTAGAACAACATTTTCAAAATGAAGAAAGAATAAAAATGATAAATGTTGATGCTGAGGAAGCTAAATTATTTAGACAAGCAAACACAAGATTTGAAGTTCTTAGAGTGCCAACACACATTGTTATGAAAGACGGGAAAATTTTAAACAAAGGCTTTGAATATTTTCCAAAAGATATTTTAATTGAGTGAATCGATCAAGCTCTTAAAAAATAA
- the secA gene encoding preprotein translocase subunit SecA, with amino-acid sequence MFNKVKKFFNTSTEMKIAQKLLKEINKLRSKYSSMSNEELQGQTQIFKDRLAKGEKLEDIRVEAFAAVREATRRVLNKFPYDVQMLGGIILDLGSVAEMKTGEGKTITSIAPVYLNALEGKGVIVSTVNEYLSERDATEMGEVHNWMGLTVGINKSQMDSHRKREAYACDITYSIHSELGFDYLRDNMVTNKEAKVQRGLNYVLIDEVDSILIDEAKTPLIISGGEKGSSNTYFAADQFVRTLVPDDYYIDMESKSIKLNDTGINKANKFFNIDNLYNIDNSELVHRIQNSLRAHKIMKKDVEYIIKDQKIELVDTFTGRIMEGRSYSEGLQQAIQAKEMIEIEPETKTLATITYQNFFRMFKKLAGMTGTAKTEEQEFIDIYNTRVNVIETNKPIIRIDDKDLIYSSFKAKYQAIVNEIKAKHAIGQPILVGTAQVDESEYLHSLLAKEGIPHTVLNAKQNESEAEIISKAGEVGAVTIATNMAGRGTDIKPSPEALAKGGLYVLGTNKSEARRIDNQLKGRAGRQGDVGYSKFFLSIEDQLMARFSNFEAIKESYGNLGDEPIKGKSIHKFFQRAQKKIEGFNYDNRKNVLSFDDVIRQQRDLVYTQRDIILLSENLDHYIERIINRGVNNFMNFEYIVMSNNEVNYETLLQFLNENFTRISKIKFTYKEISEHHYDELKEYLIKRFKEIYFSTLRDNLKNNVGEEQVVSNERHILLSALDQKWQNHIDIVDKLRSSANLVQYSQKNPFQIFTEEATKKFEAFINESADVAFVGLFNNRNAMKIEYTEIVLSDGRVLKLDSETPKEIIEHIRLQEEQNIQLKNQALQYQEVTLEDGTAFNVPKGIKVSEIKDLNDAQTLINKNNDETQNN; translated from the coding sequence ATGTTTAATAAAGTGAAAAAATTTTTTAATACTTCAACTGAAATGAAAATAGCCCAAAAACTTTTGAAAGAAATTAACAAATTACGCTCTAAATATTCTTCAATGAGCAATGAAGAATTACAAGGGCAAACCCAGATTTTTAAAGATAGATTAGCAAAGGGAGAAAAATTAGAAGACATTAGAGTTGAAGCTTTTGCAGCCGTTAGAGAGGCAACTAGAAGAGTCTTAAATAAATTCCCTTATGATGTGCAAATGTTGGGGGGGATTATTTTAGATCTTGGTTCTGTTGCAGAAATGAAAACTGGTGAAGGAAAAACAATTACTTCTATTGCTCCCGTTTATTTAAACGCTCTTGAAGGTAAGGGTGTAATAGTTTCTACCGTTAATGAATATCTTTCAGAGCGTGATGCAACAGAAATGGGTGAAGTACATAATTGAATGGGATTAACTGTCGGAATTAATAAATCGCAAATGGATTCTCACAGAAAAAGAGAAGCATATGCTTGTGATATTACTTATTCAATTCACTCTGAATTAGGATTTGACTATTTAAGAGATAATATGGTTACCAATAAAGAGGCTAAAGTTCAAAGAGGATTAAACTATGTTTTAATTGATGAGGTTGATTCTATTTTAATTGATGAAGCAAAAACTCCATTAATTATTTCAGGTGGAGAAAAAGGTTCTTCCAATACATATTTTGCTGCTGACCAATTTGTTAGAACTTTAGTTCCGGATGATTATTACATCGATATGGAAAGTAAAAGTATTAAATTAAATGATACTGGTATTAACAAAGCTAATAAATTTTTTAATATTGATAATTTATACAACATTGATAATTCTGAATTAGTTCATCGAATTCAAAATTCTTTAAGAGCACATAAAATTATGAAAAAGGATGTTGAATACATTATAAAAGATCAAAAAATTGAATTAGTTGATACTTTTACCGGAAGAATTATGGAAGGAAGAAGTTATTCTGAAGGATTACAACAAGCAATTCAAGCAAAAGAAATGATTGAAATTGAGCCAGAAACAAAAACATTAGCCACTATTACATATCAAAATTTTTTCAGAATGTTTAAAAAATTAGCTGGAATGACAGGAACAGCTAAAACCGAAGAACAGGAATTTATTGATATATATAATACAAGAGTTAATGTTATTGAAACCAATAAACCAATAATTAGAATTGATGATAAAGATTTAATTTACAGTTCTTTCAAAGCTAAATATCAAGCAATTGTTAACGAAATTAAAGCAAAACATGCAATAGGTCAACCGATTTTAGTAGGAACAGCACAAGTGGATGAATCGGAATATTTACATTCATTATTAGCAAAGGAAGGAATACCTCATACTGTTTTAAATGCTAAGCAAAATGAATCAGAAGCAGAAATTATTTCTAAAGCCGGAGAAGTGGGAGCTGTTACAATTGCAACTAATATGGCTGGTAGAGGAACAGATATTAAACCAAGTCCTGAAGCACTTGCAAAAGGTGGATTATATGTTTTAGGAACAAATAAATCTGAGGCAAGAAGAATTGATAATCAATTAAAAGGGCGTGCTGGTAGACAAGGAGATGTTGGTTATTCTAAATTCTTTTTATCAATAGAAGATCAATTAATGGCTCGTTTTTCAAACTTTGAAGCAATTAAAGAAAGTTATGGCAATTTAGGCGATGAGCCAATAAAAGGAAAATCAATTCATAAATTTTTTCAACGCGCACAAAAGAAAATTGAAGGATTTAACTACGACAATAGAAAAAATGTTTTAAGTTTTGATGATGTTATTAGACAACAAAGAGATTTGGTTTATACCCAAAGAGATATTATTTTATTAAGTGAAAATTTAGATCATTATATTGAAAGAATTATTAACAGAGGTGTTAATAATTTTATGAATTTTGAATATATTGTTATGAGCAATAATGAAGTTAATTATGAAACATTATTACAATTTTTAAATGAAAATTTTACAAGAATTTCCAAAATTAAATTCACTTATAAAGAAATTAGCGAACATCATTATGACGAATTAAAAGAGTATTTAATTAAAAGATTTAAAGAAATTTATTTTAGTACTTTAAGAGATAATTTAAAAAATAATGTAGGTGAAGAACAAGTTGTTTCAAACGAAAGGCACATTTTATTAAGTGCATTAGATCAAAAATGACAAAATCATATCGATATAGTTGATAAATTGAGATCCTCAGCTAATTTAGTGCAATATTCGCAAAAAAATCCTTTTCAAATTTTTACTGAAGAGGCAACTAAAAAATTTGAAGCATTTATTAACGAAAGTGCTGATGTGGCTTTTGTCGGACTTTTTAATAATAGAAATGCAATGAAAATTGAATACACCGAAATAGTTCTATCAGATGGAAGAGTATTAAAACTTGATTCAGAAACTCCAAAAGAAATAATTGAACACATTCGTTTACAAGAAGAACAAAATATTCAACTTAAAAATCAAGCACTACAATATCAAGAAGTAACATTAGAAGATGGAACTGCTTTTAATGTTCCTAAAGGAATTAAAGTTTCAGAAATAAAAGATTTAAATGATGCACAAACATTAATAAATAAAAATAATGATGAAACACAAAATAATTAG